The following DNA comes from Hordeum vulgare subsp. vulgare chromosome 3H, MorexV3_pseudomolecules_assembly, whole genome shotgun sequence.
TGAGTCTCTAACTAGTCAGCTTATGGTCACCTAATACGGGAAATCAAGAAGATTTTGACTCTTCAGGGTTTTGTTTCATTGAAGATATAGCATAGTAAAAATAAAGCTGCTGCTCATAGTCCGGAAATTCACCCTGTCTCATAGGTGTATATGCACTTTCTAAATACAAATttcaaaatattaaaaaaaattggaGAAAAAATCCCACGTGTAAATCCGGACATTATATGTGCGTGCACCAAGTTTCGATGAAAAGGGACATTTTTTATGCCTTGTGCAAACAAGACAATTTTCGATGCATGATTACACCTATTCACGCGGCATTTTCTTTATCCTTTTTATGCATGGTAGAAAAAATGATTTTGTAATGGAATTTTATGTGCGAACATAGGATATCCGGATGTACAAGCAAGATATTTTAAACATTTTGAAATGTGTTTTTTATACATATTTCATAATAGGTGTATATACACCTAGGAGCCAAAACACCACTCTCGCTAATGTTGATTGATCTGGTTATGTCATGTCCCACACAGTAGGAAGtagtttgtactccctccgttttaaaataattgtctcaactttgtactagctctagtacgaaGTTATACAAaacttaagacagttattttgggacgaaagAAGTATTAGTAGACTGTAGTGGAATaacaccaagtttcaccccgaaaaAATCAAAGATACATAGACGTGGACGAAATGACACTGCATGAGCACGCATGGTCAGCGCAACAACAAACCCCATGCACGTACGTACGTGCTACATGCATAGGTGGCCTAGCTTCCTTCCGTTAGTCAGGTCAAGTACGGCAGGATTTTCTTGGCGAAATGTCGAACCTAATGGTCGGAATCAAAAGCAGCAGCAAGTTAATTTCAAAGATGCTGGAGACAGCTGCTGGCCACATCTCTCGATGACATTCTCTCTGACCAAGGAGCCAATCGGGTGTAGGCCAGTTGGGCCTGCTCTACCTATGATATATACTTCCTTCGTTCCTAATTAAGTATCTTAATTTATACTAGCTTTAATATAAAATTATGCTTCTAGGTTTAATACTTCCAGAAATACTTATAGCTTTAATTTATACTAGCTTTAATATAAATTTATACTCCTAGATGTATATACATCTAGGAGTAATAagtttaagacatttattttaagaTGAAGGGAGTACTACTTACTCTATACCATAATACTTGTTGTTGGAAAGAATTAGTGTAAATCTTctcaacaacaagtatttaggaacagaaGGAGTAGCTTTTATATCAAGTTAAAAAATCAAAGTGCACGATTTCTGGAAGACTAAACCGCTGTGTGTCCCCCTTGAGATTCAACAAAGTGCATGATTTCTCGATGGGTTCCCGAGAATAATTCTTCAGCTTTGGGTTTGCTTTTTCTCCCTGCAAAAATTTGTGTTGTAGCTTGTCGATCGGGCCGCGGAATTTGGCTGGGTCGGAATCACAGGTTGGCCGGCGCGCGCGTGCACCTTTCGAGATCTCGATCTCGATCGGTCGACCGGACCGAAGCACAGCGCATCACGGCACGGCTGCCCCGCCCGTGACGTTGCTGTCTTGATTGACGTGGCCCATGCACGCGTACGTGTGTGTGGTCGTTGCTAACTTGGTGATTAATCGGTTGATCGCTTTGCAGTACCTGTATTTTTGTTGGACGCCCCATCGATGCGTTCCGGTGCGGCGGCTTCTTTGCCGACTGTTAATCCATTACCTGACAAAAAGCCTGCCATGCATGTGGTCTACTAACATAAATGTCCGTGTGTTGCATCGGGTAAAAAAAAAGCATAATCGATTCATGTATCATTGTACACCATTTTTTATATTCGATTTTACTAAACTTCTATGATAAAGTTAAATGTGCAAATTTTCGTTAGATGCAAGTAAACATAACAAGCACGTACACGTGAAGAGCAAGCATGCTACAGCCACATCAATCTCGGGGAGAAGAGAAGGGCCACCCTTGAAGAGGCTCACTCTTCACATTCATTGGTCAATGTCATTGTCGATTGGAAGAAATCCAAGAACTCGGTCATTTGATTTCCTATTTCATCACATCCCACATAAACCACAACTTCAAAATTATAGTAGTATTGTGGAGATTTTGAAACTCAGTGGCGGTATAGAGATGGCACCATGAAAATATTATTGAAGAAGATGTTTATGCAGCTATGACAACATGATAGTAAGGCGATCACTTCATAATGAAAGTGTCCAACTAATGAAAGTTTTTTCACAACCAAAAGCACCAGCAATAGCACATGTTCATCGAGAGGATAGGTACATCGAGAAAATGTCACACCTACATATAGACAATGGGTGTCAGTATCATTGGTTCAAACTCCAACTGCATCATAAAGCTGCACAATTACCACAAAAACACAATTGCAATGACCATAGTATGCCACAAATTCTTGAATCAAACCACAAAATTGCTCAAGGTGCTCGATCCGAGAAGCCCGAGTGCGTCAACCGAGCTGATTCCACAAGCGCGGCCCAACTGGCGGACAACTGCAGGGGGTCAACGCGAGCGAGCATCTTCTTCCAGACGAACTCGAGGCGGCCATGGCCGATCTTGTGCGGCGCGGGGAAACGACATGCGATTGGGGACAGCTCCTCCAcgtggccgccgccgccgacgtatAGATGGAGGTGGCCTCCCTCCTCCCGCTCGAGCACGGCGCCAACAGTGGCCAGATGGAGGCGGCCTCCCTCCTTCTGCTCGAACACCGCGACCTCCCTCCTCCCGTCCGACCACGGCGAGCCGTCCTTCCTCCCCCCGCCTGAGCACGTCTCCTGCGCCTCACCTGCACATGGATAAGATAAACAAAGGACCGCAGGGTGAATTCTTACAAATGTAGGGGTTGTTGTGTAGAAACAAAACTTTTTCAGATCCACTTAAGAAGGGACCGCGGGTTAAATTCTCAAAAACCATAGGGACCTTTCTGCAAAAACGACGGCGACCGGACGGACGatagaagcaatagccgctttattattagggagaaatATGTTTAGCAAAGCGGGTGTACGGTAACAGAACTCGAAATTATATCAATGCTCATAGCTTACAGAGGGGGGAGCACACAAGCAGTATCGTCGATGAAAATGGCCGCCAAAAATCGTTTTAGAAATACTACTACAAGCTAGTAATTCGTATCTAAACTGGATTAGAAGTGTCACTCACACCCTAGCGCTTGCATCAACATATATTGCACAACATGAACAACACCTTGCTCTGAAGGCCAAGAGCATGCCCGTGTCGATGCTGGCACGGCAGACCTCAAGGGCGGCACGGGGGATCAGGGAGCAACGTGACGACAGCAGGAGGTGGATCTGCGGATGAGCGCCTTGTGACATACTAAAGCACAAGAGCGGCTTTAAGAATGCTCAGTTATTTGGCTGATGTTCATGTAATGTAGTCATGCCTAAACAGGATACAACGATGCATTTGACACAATGCCTGAGAATAGAGAATCGGCTTCTGCAATAGCTTTGTATCAGGGTATATTAACTCTGGACTTGCAGTACATAATGATTGGCAAAGAAAAATGTTGCCCCATTACATGCCTTTGTTGAAACTCTTTTGTGGCTCAGTAAAAAACTATCCAAAATCCTCGACTGAACTTACATATACGGCACACCAGAAGTCATTGATCAACCAAATGATAAAAACATTATGCCTTGTAATTTGTAAATAAGATACAACACGGCGGAACATTCAGGCAAAAAGTCACATCAAAGTTCAGTCAGCTGAACTCCACTTTTTCATGAATCAAAATTGTGTCAGTGTGCTGCCATTGCCACAGAGATCCAAGTGTGGTATAGTCCATGTGTTTTTGGCCTGGAAAATACACAGCTAGTAAAACGCATACCATTTTCATGCAATATGCATGCTCTGAAAATAACATGGAAAAACCTAGGAATACaacaacaaattgttccaacaaaaAAAACTTGAGGGTGAAGCTGGGGAGTCTACTCATGAATAAATATTCTGGGGATTAATCTCGTTAAACAAATTGATGTAGAAGCGGAATCCATCTGGGCTGACATCCCTGCAGAGGAGACCTGAGAATTTGCTTTATATTGGTTAGTTCATTCAGCCTGGAACTAAATACATGTCTTGCAAaatacttgaaaaggagcaatctCAGGACACCTTTGTTTTCTGCATTTAGAAGATGCTCCTTCGCTAAAGCTGGTGCAATCCCCAGTGTAAATGCAGCGTCGCTCGGGCTTATTCCTTTCAGAAGAGCATCCGGCTTTTGCGCGAGTGATGAGATTCTTGCAAATACCTATTTTTATCGGGGGGAGATCAGTATGTGACTATATGCTACTAAAGATGGTAGGTGCAACGCAACTGGCGACAAGCCGACGAGTGCATGGAAACATGTAGATACCAGTAACAACACAAAAACAGAACCAGTCATTCATTCATACTTTTGGCTAAAACTATGATTTAGGTGAGAATCATATTTGCCAGGTCTAGACACAAAATCAAGGCACTGTTTTGTATGGCTGCTAGCTTACTCCTGCTATGTCATGCAGCGCTATTTAGTATGAATCTAAAATGACATCTGGACTTATCATTGCCACGACATACCTCATCATCACTATGCGTCTTGGTCTGGATCGCCTTCACTCCACTATCAAATTTCCGGAGCATTACTGGCTGCTTATTACAAATCAACATCTATAAGCAAAACATCAAAAACATAATTAATGGCTGGCGACAAACCAGCTGAAAAGACATATTCTTTCTTTTTACAGAACCATATCTAGGGATCAGATTACTCTTGTTTTTATATCATGTTGCATTTGTATATTCTCACAATTAAAGGTTTCAACGATTATATCAAGAAAATGATATACATACACATCAAATTTCTCCCAAAGGGAGCAAGCTTGCAAAAGATCCGAGATCAACTCTAGAACAAACAAAAAATCAATTTCAGAACACAAGTGACAAGGGAATTTCGTACAGATATTCATCAGCAAAAATACAGACCTGTTCCCCTAGCGCGGTTGAAGAGACAGTAGACATCCGTTCGTAAGTGTGGACATGCCCTGCAAACACGAGATCGACTTTGTACTTCACAAACCATGGCTCGTACATCACTCTCATGCTTTCACCTTCCATGTAATGGTAGTTGTAGCTGTTGTACCACGGGGCGTGCATCAGAACGATCAGCCATGGCGTCTCGCTTCTGTTCACCTTGGGGAACTCGGATTCAAGCCACTTGTACCGAGGGGTGTATTTTTCTAGGAAAGAAGCAACAGAGCAGTCAATTCACCTTCAGCTTCAGCTTTGGAACTGGATTATCTGCAAATACGCCGAGGAATGAGAGCATGGAGAGGATAATGGACTGACCAGCGCCGCCCTACGTCGCCGAGGTTGCTTCGCCGCCTGCCGTCGCGTCGACTGGCGGCCGGCGTAATGCCGGATCCAGGGTCATCGGGTTTGGTCGCCTCTTGGCGGCTGGGATCGGGAGGCGAGGGCGTCGGCCGGGGCAGTACCGGATCGAGCGTTGCCGGGGTCGTTCGCCCGATGACGGCTGGGATCGGGAGGGGAGAGGGAGCTCGAGCCGCCGCATCGTCCCAGCCGCTCGAGCCGCCGCGTTGACCCAATCCAGATTTAGGTAAAAAAGGATTGCGGGTTGAGTAGGCAAAACTACAAGGGGTTTTGTGTAAGAACGAAACGTTTTCTCAAAGTATCCACTTAAAACAGGACTGCGAGTTGAATACCCAGAAGCGGAGGGACTTTTATGCAAAATGAccgacgacggacgacagaagcgctgCGCGTTTTATTATTAGAGGACAGTAGGTCCGGTACCCATCCATGCGTGAAATCAATGTTGCAAAAAAAGGATTTCTAACAAAGTCGCTTTCATCCTGTGCAGTGTCACTGTATGCATGCAGTTTAGCAACCAATCTCTCCATTCCACTAGAAAAAAACAAAGTGTTGCTATAAAATAAAGTCAAATTTTATTTTACACCTAAGTTAAGAGAGCAGACTTGCTGTGACGTTTTTATGCAATATGTACAAAATTAGCATATTGGAAAATTTGCCCCACAAATAATTTCTTCTATTTGCCTAGCTGGTTTCCGGTTTAATTCTATTAAACTGTGACATCATTTCATAAAAGCTTGGTTGTGCTTAAGAAAATCCAGCTATCACAATGCTGTTTTGTTGTGCTTGTCATTTTAATTCTATCTAGCTGACATGTTGTCTCATAAAGCTTGTTAGTTACTAAAAAACTAGTTGTGTTTTTTTACCTAGCTGACTAATTCTTCCGAGTTGCCATATTATCTTAAGTTTGTTGATTGTTCTAACTAGTTGTCACATTGTTTTGTTCTACTACTTATCAGTTTAATTCTACTCAGTTATCTCATAAAGCTTTTTGGTTGTTAGAAAGGCTAGTTGCCGCATTATTTTTTCACGCTTGCCATTTTAACTATGCTTAATAGCCAGTTATTTCATAATGATTGCCATTGGTTGTAAAAGCTAGTTGCCCCATTTAATTTGacatagggtgtgtttggtttgaggACCGAAAGTCATGGAATGTCATGGTTCCGTCCCGAAGTCATGGGTTGGTTTCATCCTTGTGTTCAGTTGATGATAAAAAAAGTCATGGGTTGGTTCCGTCCTGGTGTTTAGTTGGAGAGATGAAACGAGAAGAATCTGATACCACTCACCTCTTCGATATAAATGGTGAGATTACATTTCTGAACAAATAGAGTTATTTGCATTTAACAAGCCTATAATTTAAATTTTCAGCaacattttctttctattttcaacacaggcaaataaaaatatatgatcatgagtacatatcaaatatttacgaaaaataatcacgaaaatgaaaaaataaccaCGAAAAAAATTAatcacaaaaacgagaaaaaataaCCACGAAAAAATAACCACGAAAACTTTTGTTCGGGTGCGGGGGTGAACGCGGTGAGAATTGCTcggttattttttttctttgctttctCGGACGAATAACGAGTCGATTCCTCCAAATCGGTGGAATCACTTGGTGAAGCATCTGGAGGGAATATTCCCTGCATGCGGATGACCCAATTCCGATTCCTAACCCAACTAAACACGAGAACGACTGCTAGGGATGGAACCAACCCGTCCGATTCCACCTCATCCTGAAACCAAACACACCCCTAATGGCCAGTTATTTCCTAAAGATTATCACTGGTTATAAAAACTACTTGCCTCATTATTTTGTTGTGCTTTCCATTTAATTCTACAGACTGTTCGGTTATTTTATAAAGATTTTCATTGCTTGTAAAAACTAATTACCATATTATTTTGTTGCGCTTACCATTTAATTCTACAGAGTGTCCAATTATCTCATAACGGTTGTCATTACTTGAAAAAACTAGTTACCGCATTATTTTCTTGCGCTTGTCATTTAGTTCTACAGAGTGTCCGGTTATTTCATAAAGATTGTCATTGGTTATAAAAACTAGTTACCACATTATTTTGTTGCCCTTGCCATTTAATCCTACAGAGTGTCCGCTTATTTCATAAAGATTGTTGAAGGATGTTTTGTCGTCACTTGTCTAGTTGATTGTCGATTTAATTTTATCAAATTACCATATTATTTTCATAAAGCACGCCGAGTGTATGTTCCGCACCACCACACGGGTATACACAGTAATAAGTAATGAGTATGTGTCTTTTTATAGTTTTTTCCAAGGGTGAAAAGACTTAAAAAAACATCTTGGTCTTGATTAGATTATATCAATAATACAAATttctagatatttgatgaattaAGAGACAAAAAAATAGTCACATTACTATTCAATAACTATTGTAGTAGGGATACTATACCTAATTATGTACTATAGCAACATgacaaaatataaaaaataatgagtacTACTCGCTCTGTTTGataatatttgttgttggggagaactagtttAGTTCTCCCAATAATAAATAATGTGGTACAAAGGGAGTAGTAAGGAGAGAAGCATGGCAGCGGCTGGTCACACACACCTACATGGTACAGTAGTTTTAGTTTAAAAAATCTATACCTAGCTACTTCCTGCTGACCTCACCTAGCTGACAAACCCCTACATGAGTGCTACAAAGAGGAAAGGGATTCACGTGAAATCTGATTAAAATCAACTCAGACCCTCATATATGGATAGAATGGACAATGGATGGCGTTGTGCACCCGCCGCATGGAAACACAACGGTGCGCACACTTCTAAATAGattttctcatttttgttttGTTAAGAAAACGAACACTACGAGATTATCCATTATTTACGCGGTACGTGTGCGCACGGTCATTCTTCACTGTCACGGTGGACGATCCTGCGGCTCGTGAGGATCACCGTGTTTTTACACACAAACAGATCGACTTGTATCCATTGGAAAACCAACAAAAGATGGACGGTCAAAACAAAATGGCACTgctcatagacctagctcatgatgccactgttgaaaaACGTCGCATGAGAAATAAAAAAATACGCCCACCaacatcaatctatggagatcaacaactacgagaggggCAGTGCATCTACATACTCTTGTTGATCGCTGAGCGGGGAAGCATtaggaaacacggttgatgtagtcaaacgtcttcccgatcaaatcacgatccgtcctgcagTCCAATCGCGAACGTCCCGATGAAGTACCGAACggccgacacctccacgttcaacacacgtacaactcgatgacaccttCACCTGCTCGATCCAGCGAGCAATTGTGAAGAAGTAGCTTGAGTTCCCGGCATCACGACATAGTGGTGGCGTTCGTGGTGGAGCTGTCCCGACAGGGCTTCTCCAAGCGGTGCCGCGACAAAACGGGAGAGAGGAACTACGAGAGAGAGGAGGCCAGAATCGCGGCTGTTTTCTGGTGCGGTTGCCCTCCCTctactctagtatatataggagggaaggaggaggaagccAGCGcattagggtttcccctagggtggggcggcggccaccaAGTGGCTTGACCCCCAAGGAAGGAGGGGCAGTTGCCACCTCTATGCCAGCCCTCCTccttggccgcatgggccttaggtgggagggGCGGTCAGCCCACCAGGGACTGGTGCGCCACGTCTCACAACGCATGGGGACCTCCGGGGCagatggaccctcccggtggacccccggaactctTTCGGAACCTCCGTCACAAAACTGGTTACCTTCCGGAACTTTTTCGGAACTCGAATacgaacttcccatatatcaatattttCCTTCGGACCATTTTGAACCTCCTCGTtatatccgggatctcatctgcgactccgaacaaccttcggtcatcattcacaataactcaactatactagaccgtcgtcgaacgttaagtgtgcagaccccgcgggttcgagaactatgcagacatgaccaagacacctctacgGCCAAtaagcaatagcgggacctggatgcccatattggttcctacatattttacgaagatctatatcggtcgaaccacaatgtcaagtatTCAGCTAatctcgtatgcagttccctttgtccatcggtatgctagttgcccgacattcgataatcggtatctccatacctagttcaatctcgttaccgggaagtatcactactcgttccgtagtacaagatccggtgtctaactccttagttacattgcttgcaagcttactgcgatgttgtattaccaagtgggccccgagatacctctccgtcacaaggagtgaaaaatcccagtcttgatccataccaactcaaaaGATAccatcggagatacttgtagagcacctttataatcacccagttacattatgacgtttggtacacacaaggaattcctccgttgtcagtgagttgcatgatctcatggtcataggaacagatacattgacatccagaaagcagtagcagcaaactggatacgatcaaatgctatgcttaaagtttgggtcttgtccatcacatcattctccttgatgtgatcccattatcaaatgacaactcatatctatgactaggaaaccttagccatctttgatcaacgagctagtccagcagagacttactagggacactttgttgtctatgtatccacacatgtatttgagtttccaatcaatacaattatagcatggataataaacaataatcatgaacaaggaaatataacaataaccactttattattgcctctagggcatatttccaacaatgcacGGGTCGGGGCTGAAAGGGGGGGGGGCTGAGCCATGCGGGAAGGAGATGTTAGGGTTGAAGCTGCCTAGTGCGTCGCCGTCGACGTACTCGGGCGAGGGTGTGTGCCCAACAGTGAAGGAGAGAAGTGTCCGGCAACGCGACGCTCTGTTGGCTCCCCCACGCGCCTTGTGGGTACTGGTCGGCCTGTTGATTAGGCGGAAGGTTCGTCATTCCCACGCGAGATGCCTCCTCCTGCCTCGCCGCCGTGTCCCTGACCCTCTTCATGTTGAGCCTGTTCTGCCGATCAGTCGTGGCCGCCAACTGGCGATCAATGTCGGCTTGCCACTGGTTGTTCGTCAAGCCCGGGGGCCTTGCCATCGGAGCCCTAGGCTTCCTCTGCTTTGGTTGGACGGAATCGCTGGCTAGGCGAGGGGGCGCATACTTCTTCAGCGGCATGGCGGGCGGATCTAGGGAGAATGGCAGGAGTGGTGGGGGAAAAGGGGTCGGTAACGAGAAATGGAGGGAAAGGGGAAAAGCGGCCGGTGTCGCCGACAGCACAGGGCCCACGCGTCTTTTTTGTCTCACCCCATGCCCCTAGGCGAACCCCGATGCGCTGGGTTCCACTTGGGTTTGTCGGTTGTAATTTCTGCCCAAACCGGTGAAAAAGAGGATCTGGGGGCGCGACTATGACTTTTTTCGGCTTCAGCGGTAGAAAATGCGCCCTcgggctggggggggggggttgttgtgtgtgtgtgtgtgggggggggggggggtggagatgctctaaccttggggatgcgcAAGGCACCCTTTCTTCAATAACAACTGTAGTTTTTTTTGGTTGGACCTATGTGTTTATttatccacatgatatgtgctactcTTAAGCATCATTTTGCTTTCCTTTTGCTTGCTAATCTAAAACAATCATCACACATGAATAAATATGCTTTCGGAGATCTCGGGCATGGTTATACACTAGAAGGGTTGAGTGCACTTTTCTGCGGCAATGGTGTTTTTGTGGTTTCATAATTTTTTACACCTTTTGTtataatatactccctccgtctgaaaatacttgtcctagaagtgacggagggagtataaggtgtattagtttttcTAAAAATACTTTAAGTTTGAACAAATTTGTAGAAAGATATATCTATATCCAGCATCAAATTGGTATTATTAAATTAAtcaagaaatatttttttatttttttattcagTATTGTGTATGTTGATATTTTTTGGCTCTGAACTTCATCAAAGTAAAAGAAATTTGACTTCTTAAAAAACttatacaccttatattttgtaACCAAGGGGATATTTGGTTTGTCGAGTGGGAGAGATTATGGGGTGAGTTTTCTCGTTATTTAAAATTTAGTGTTTTGGCGGACCTTTCACGTTTTGATTCTGTGTTATCGTCTAATCAACTCATATTATGTGGGTGAATTTCTCCTTTGGTGATTGTATGACATGTCATTGCTTCCCTTTTCTATGTAATGAGAGGATGTGCGAGATTGATATGTTTATTTCGGTTGCTGCCGATTGATTTTAGAAGTTGTTGGCCCGGTCCAAATCTAAAATTGTATACCTCAATCAAATAAGAGAGCTAAAAAAATATGACAAATTAAAATGATTCAATGAGAGAGCTCCTTCAAAAATTGTTGACCCGATAAAATCAAGTGATCCAATTTCAAATTAAAGACCTCACTTGATAATGAGGCCTTTAAAATTAGGAAGCATAATGTATGTAATATATCTATAGAATCTGCATTTTTCTTGGCTTATACTCACTCTATTCCAAAATAAATGACGCAAATTTTGTATtaagttagtacaaattttaTACTAAAGCAACAACATTTATTTTGGAACGAAGAGAGTACTTTTTAGAAGGTTATAATGAAAAGCGGGCATAGCCGTCGTCCCGACGATCGAGGAGGTACGGGCGGACGACCGTAGGAAAAGAAGGCGGAGATAGACGACGTCGAGCGTGTGAGAGATGTCAACAGTTAGACGAAATGGCCCATGCAATGCAGGTACGTGTGTGGTACATGTGTGGCTTCCTTCCTTTGGTTCGGTATGGCAGGATGGATTATCTTGGCGAAAGGTCGAAGAAGCTGTCAGAATCAAAAGGAGCATGCTGGCCAAGCAAGCAAGGGGAACCCCGGTGGGAAGAGGGAAAGAAAGATCAGGGGAAGAAGCGGGGGCCTCCGTATCCATACCTAGCTACTGACTATGGTACACAAATTTCCTTGTTCACACACCACATGTGGATTGGCGGATTTCTAATAGTCGGTGCTGCTGCACATGCAGCAATTTTTATGGTAAGAGACTAGGTAAATGCCCCATAGTAAGAGGGGTAGTTATGAACCCTGTGGACCGCCCCCATGGGGGCGGTGAAGGGAAAGCTCCCATTGGTAGAAAAAAACCCACAACCCCTTGGGGTTATCctgcgcttggaagaagaactaggaaaaggaaaaaaaaatcacGCAGCAAGTTTCAAAGGAGTGGTGACAGCTGCGACATCCTCAATGACAGTCTCACTAGCCAAGGAGCCAATCGGGTGTAGCTACTTCATCGTTTATAaatactagcaaaatggcccgtgcgttgcaacgggagaaaaaaacataatcttcaatgatgatgaccatatTTCATTCACACTTCATCGCTTGATTTtaaaattttgtgcacaaatgcaaaaaaatgtttattcttttaaatttattcacaagctgaagcaatctttacattttcacaaaaaaaatcatggttgtcaaaaatcttggtaactcaaagaattattcttaatttcaagaatttttttagaaaacatacaataataatccgatccatccaacagttaattcctcAAAGATCACACGGGTATattttcacaaagacttagaagcattaatgtttaactaaatACATTAGATCTATCATGAAATTTTTTACAAATATGAGGACAGTTTTAATATCGGAaatattttttacaatttacaaacttttactaaaaatcgtgaatattttttatatttcaaacgggtttaaatattttttttcatttgaattggcgaccaattctagaaaagatgaacatattttttta
Coding sequences within:
- the LOC123442254 gene encoding vacuolar protein sorting-associated protein 36-like encodes the protein MLICNKQPVMLRKFDSGVKAIQTKTHSDDEVFARISSLAQKPDALLKGISPSDAAFTLGIAPALAKEHLLNAENKGLLCRDVSPDGFRFYINLFNEINPQNIYS